Genomic DNA from Leptospiraceae bacterium:
AAAAGTTATATCGACCCATGTTTTTTGTAACAATTCTTCTTCGGTATAACCTAACATTTTACAAAGATGCTGATTGGCAGAAAGAAAATAGTATGTATAGGGATGAGTAGTCGCCATACCGACAACGCCTAGTTCGAGTGTCTTGTGGAAAAGTTCCTTACTTTCTTTAAGCGCTTCATCTGCTTTTTTACGTTTAATTTCCGCAGCATGAAGTATATTTTGCATTTCGAGTAACCATCTTAGTATACTTCCTGGTGGAGCATTTTCAATTGAAATCGTGTTAGTAAAATCTCCGCTTCCAATTTTTGCAATCTTCGCTTGAACAGCATCGAGAGTTGCTCCCAATGTTTGATTCAAAGAATGATAAGTCTTCCATACCATGTAAAAAAGTCCGAATCCTAAAAATATGAATACTACTCGCATTATTAGCGCATTCTTCTCATTATGCGTTACCATTTCTAAGGTGCGAATATCTGCCATCTCATAGAAATCACCGATGAGATTCATGATTTCGCCTTTTGCTTGAAAGTATTTTTCGTTGTGAAGTAAAAATCTTGCTTTAGCACGATTTGTTTCCTGGCTTGGATAGTTTGTAGTTACCAAGGTAAGTGCTTCGTTTTCCGTATTGGATAGTAGATCAGAGAGTTGTTTTGCTTTTTCTAATTTTTGATATTCGTCTTCGGTGAATTCTTTTTGTCGAACCATAGCAAGGAGGGAAATTGTTAGATTGGAATCAGGATTAGGTGGGATTCCTGTAGCCAGCATGATAATCCAGTAAGGCTTATGGTAATTATCCGGTCTTGGTTTTTTTCCATCTCGAATATCTATTATATCTTGGAAATATTTTTTATGGATTGGATTTCCTGTTACAACATAAACTCTAGCCATTCGAGTTAAGTCTTCGGAAGATTGTCGTAGTTCATTTGCAATTAGAATGGAATCATGACGAAGTTCATTGGCTATATCAATTTGTTTTTCTGACCAAGCATAAATGGAGAATACGATAGCAAGAAGAATCAATAAAACAAAGGTTACAATCAGATTGCGTTTAAAAGGAGTTATGCTTTTCATTTTGTATTTATGTTTATCCTAGAAACTTTTGTTTTATTTCCAGAATGGCAGGGAGTTGTTCTAGAAAGAGGTCTGCTAGAATTGGATCAAAGTGCTGTCCTTTTTCTTTTTGAATGAAGTTGATTGCATCTTCCACAGACCATCCCTTTTTGTATGGTCTTTCCGAAGTGAGAGCGTCAAAAACATCTGCGATAGAAACAATTCTAACTTCTATGGGAATATTTTCTCCACTCAAACCATTTGGATATCCTTTGCCATTCCATTTTTCATGGTGTGATAGTGCGATGCTCTCAGCCATTTTTAGCAATTCAGATTTGCTTTCTGATAATAGCTCTGCGCCTAACGTTGTATGAGTTTTCATTACTTCAAATTCTTCGGGAGTTAATTTTCCTGGTTTTAATAAAATATTATCAGCAATTCCAATTTTTCCTACATCGTGCATCATGCTTGCACTTAATAACATTTCCAATTTTGTCTCATCCAATTTTGCGGCTCTGCCAAGGATAACACAATAATGGCTCATTCTTTTTACATGCATTCCTGTTTCGTTGTCTTTGAATTCTGCGGCTCTTCCTAATCGATCAATCAAATCATGTTGGGATATTTCAATTATCCTCAGAGCATTTCTAAGTTGAGTCGTTCTTTCTCCAACTATCTCTTCTAGATTTTCTTTCAGCTTTTTATTTTCTATTTGAGTTTTTACTCTTACTAATAATTCTAAAGATTGAAACGGCTTAGTAATATAATCCGCTGCACCTATTTCAAATCCTTTCACGATGTCATCCGTCTCTACATTCGCTGTTAAAAATATAACTGGAATTTTAGTTGTATGCCCAGACTCTTTAAGCCTTTTACATACTTCATAGCCATCCATTTCGGGCATTTGAACATCTAATAAAATTAAATCCGGAGTTTCTGTTTTTACTAATTCCAGTGCTTGTGCGCCAGAGGTTGCAACATAGATATTGTATCCTTTATCGCGCAGAATATTTCCCAATACTTGAATGTTCTTGGGAGAATCATCTACAATTAGAATGGATGATTTCATAATTTTTCCTTAAAGAAGTTATTAGATGAGTTTGAGAGTTTGAGAGTTTTAGAGTTTGAGAGTTTGAGAGGTGAACATTATCAATATAACTAAAGTTCTATTTTTTCGTCAATGGAATAAAATTTATATATGATTTATTCTTTCGAATACTTCATAATAGCCACTCGAAGAGTAGAATTCTCTTTATTTCGGTAACTTAAAGTTAAGTATATTGGAAATTTCATTGCTTCTTGGTAAATCAAATAAATAGAGATACATAGCGGAGCGTCTTTGCGTAATTCATTTGCTTGGTTTGTATAATTCGAGTCTATAAATTTCTTTTTATACAGATAAAATAAATCCTGATCTTCTTCTGAGATAAAATTATGAAAGTTCCGGTCTATTAGATTTGCGTGAACACCTAACATTTTTTGTGCAGTCAGATTTGATTCTTTAATCAATCCTTTTTCATCCAATGTCAAATAACCGATAGGAGAAAGATCGTAGAAGTCAAAGAACTTACGATATAAAGCTTCCCGTTCTTCTTGCTCTGCACGAAACATTTCAATCTGCATCTGTAATTCTATCTGATGCTTTATAAGTTCTTCTTCGATAGACTTTGCTTTTTCCTTTGCCTCAAAAAGCCTAAAAGCCATCTTGATTGAAGCATCTAGAACTGTGGCACCTGAATTTTTTACTACATAACCATACGATGTAATATTTTCTGTTAACTCAACGATTTCTTTTTCTGTATGGCTTGAAAAAAATAATAGCGGTATATTATGATTTGCCAGAATTAACTTCGCTAGGTCTGTTCCAAGATATTCGTCATCTCCTAAGTCTATATCCATTAGAA
This window encodes:
- a CDS encoding response regulator; this encodes MKSSILIVDDSPKNIQVLGNILRDKGYNIYVATSGAQALELVKTETPDLILLDVQMPEMDGYEVCKRLKESGHTTKIPVIFLTANVETDDIVKGFEIGAADYITKPFQSLELLVRVKTQIENKKLKENLEEIVGERTTQLRNALRIIEISQHDLIDRLGRAAEFKDNETGMHVKRMSHYCVILGRAAKLDETKLEMLLSASMMHDVGKIGIADNILLKPGKLTPEEFEVMKTHTTLGAELLSESKSELLKMAESIALSHHEKWNGKGYPNGLSGENIPIEVRIVSIADVFDALTSERPYKKGWSVEDAINFIQKEKGQHFDPILADLFLEQLPAILEIKQKFLG
- a CDS encoding response regulator is translated as MNRINKKTLLLVEDDPLMAMVNTKHLENSGYTVLHAQSGKEAINTVQVNKELALILMDIDLGDDEYLGTDLAKLILANHNIPLLFFSSHTEKEIVELTENITSYGYVVKNSGATVLDASIKMAFRLFEAKEKAKSIEEELIKHQIELQMQIEMFRAEQEEREALYRKFFDFYDLSPIGYLTLDEKGLIKESNLTAQKMLGVHANLIDRNFHNFISEEDQDLFYLYKKKFIDSNYTNQANELRKDAPLCISIYLIYQEAMKFPIYLTLSYRNKENSTLRVAIMKYSKE